Proteins from one Pseudomonas bijieensis genomic window:
- a CDS encoding acyloxyacyl hydrolase, whose protein sequence is MKRLFCFAAFAAALLGHTYTAQAAGVEFGVGQTSDSTMTYRLGMQFDWDKSWLQSDVGRLTGYWSGAYTYWEGDETSSNHSLSFSPVFVYEFSGQNVKPYIEAGVGVALFANTEVEDNKLGTAFQFEDRIGFGLRFNGGHEVGIRATHYSNAGIKSTNDGVESYALHYTMPL, encoded by the coding sequence ATGAAGCGCTTATTCTGTTTTGCCGCGTTTGCGGCTGCATTGTTGGGGCACACTTACACTGCACAAGCAGCGGGAGTGGAGTTTGGGGTTGGCCAGACCAGCGACTCGACCATGACTTATCGCCTGGGCATGCAGTTCGACTGGGACAAGAGTTGGCTGCAAAGTGATGTCGGTCGCCTGACCGGCTACTGGAGCGGCGCCTATACCTATTGGGAGGGGGACGAGACGTCCAGCAACCACAGCCTGTCGTTCTCGCCTGTGTTTGTGTATGAGTTTTCCGGCCAGAACGTGAAGCCTTACATTGAGGCGGGTGTCGGTGTGGCGTTGTTCGCCAATACCGAAGTGGAAGACAACAAGCTCGGTACGGCTTTCCAGTTTGAAGATCGCATCGGGTTCGGCCTGCGCTTCAACGGTGGACATGAAGTGGGCATTCGCGCCACTCATTACTCCAACGCCGGCATCAAGTCGACCAACGACGGTGTAGAAAGCTACGCGCTCCACTACACGATGCCGCTGTAA
- a CDS encoding YkgJ family cysteine cluster protein, whose translation MKTIPLHEIPAPAVTCSTCAACCCQLEVMLITDTGVPERFIDTDDWGGEVMLRLDDGWCAALDRDSMMCSIYEKRPLICREFEMGAPECLEERQGIATAYR comes from the coding sequence ATGAAAACCATCCCCCTGCATGAAATCCCGGCACCGGCTGTCACGTGTTCGACGTGCGCGGCATGCTGCTGCCAGTTGGAAGTGATGCTGATCACCGACACCGGGGTCCCGGAGCGTTTTATCGACACGGACGATTGGGGTGGCGAGGTCATGCTGCGGCTTGATGACGGGTGGTGCGCGGCCCTGGATCGGGACAGCATGATGTGCAGCATCTACGAAAAGCGCCCGCTGATCTGCCGCGAATTCGAGATGGGGGCGCCGGAATGCCTGGAAGAACGCCAGGGGATTGCGACGGCGTATCGATAA
- a CDS encoding SDR family NAD(P)-dependent oxidoreductase, with amino-acid sequence MGLTLPRRYWLTGAGNGIGASLAEAILETGAYLAVSSRSARSCDSFSVRYPGQVLTVPGNLTDSQSVREIGEQIARQWGALDSVILNLGTAEYVDGQPADHTLIEHIVRSNLLAASFCIEVAMPLLRAGAEPHLVGIASPVTYLPPSQNETGGNAMRYLFTSDRAGLASAGIDVTLVHPGYDGPSLGPDGCFPTQAHQSADEAARHVLEQLVERPREVALPIACMTALWPLPSSTETMPADTDSCQAKNGYPIKGQP; translated from the coding sequence ATGGGTCTAACACTGCCGCGGCGCTATTGGCTCACCGGGGCTGGCAACGGAATCGGCGCTTCGTTGGCTGAAGCGATCCTGGAGACAGGCGCATATCTGGCCGTCAGTTCGCGCTCGGCCCGATCGTGCGACAGCTTTTCGGTACGTTATCCAGGACAAGTGCTGACAGTGCCTGGCAATTTGACCGACAGTCAGAGCGTGCGCGAAATCGGCGAACAAATCGCCCGCCAATGGGGCGCCTTGGACAGCGTGATCCTCAATCTCGGAACGGCTGAGTACGTTGACGGGCAGCCGGCCGATCACACCTTGATAGAACACATCGTGCGCAGCAACCTGCTGGCCGCCAGTTTCTGCATTGAAGTGGCCATGCCTTTGCTGCGCGCCGGGGCCGAACCTCATCTGGTGGGCATTGCCAGCCCGGTAACTTATCTGCCGCCCTCGCAAAACGAAACGGGTGGCAATGCAATGCGTTATCTGTTCACATCGGATCGAGCTGGGCTGGCATCCGCAGGTATCGATGTGACGTTGGTGCACCCTGGGTATGACGGTCCGTCGCTGGGGCCCGACGGTTGCTTTCCAACGCAGGCCCACCAGTCAGCGGACGAAGCGGCGCGGCATGTGCTCGAACAACTCGTCGAACGCCCCCGGGAAGTCGCGCTCCCCATCGCATGCATGACCGCACTCTGGCCCTTACCTTCTTCGACCGAAACCATGCCGGCCGATACCGACTCATGCCAGGCAAAAAACGGCTATCCGATCAAGGGACAACCCTGA
- the phrB gene encoding deoxyribodipyrimidine photo-lyase — translation MQLIWLRSDLRLHDNTALAAAAAQGPCVAVYLTSPEQWRAHDDAPCKIDFWLRNLGALSAALDELNIALLIRDAAHWHHAPEVLLKLCRELNVGAVHVNEEYGLNETRRDAEVARALNDQGIEFHSHLDQLLFKPGSVLTKTGNYFQVFSQFRKVCYSRLHFSLPSLVATPLRQAPTGIARDPVPTQVAGFPPPSEALRALWPAGETEARRRLDTFVDQHIDDYQNERDFPARPGTSQLSAYLVAGVVSPRQCLHAALQANQGEFESGSAGTVTWINELLWREFYKHILVGYPRVSRHRAFRPETEALAWREAPAELEAWKQARTGLPIIDAAMRQLLETGWMHNRLRMVVAMFLTKNLLIDWREGERFFMQHLIDGDLAANNGGWQWSASTGTDSAPWFRIFNPMSQSEKFDREGLFIKRWLPGLNDLNSQQVHSPNTQGGLFGAVDYPAPIVDLRESRARALAAFRNLPARQDAGTEGMGD, via the coding sequence ATGCAACTGATCTGGCTGCGCAGCGACTTGCGCCTGCACGACAACACCGCCCTGGCGGCGGCAGCGGCCCAGGGCCCATGCGTGGCGGTGTACCTGACCAGCCCCGAACAATGGCGCGCCCATGACGATGCACCGTGCAAGATCGATTTCTGGCTACGCAACCTCGGCGCGTTGAGCGCGGCCCTGGACGAATTGAACATTGCGCTGCTGATCCGCGACGCAGCGCATTGGCACCATGCCCCAGAAGTGCTGCTCAAACTGTGTCGCGAGCTGAACGTCGGCGCCGTGCATGTCAACGAAGAGTACGGCCTGAATGAAACGCGACGCGACGCCGAGGTCGCCCGCGCCTTGAATGACCAAGGCATTGAATTTCACAGCCATCTCGACCAATTGCTGTTCAAGCCCGGCAGCGTACTGACCAAGACCGGCAACTATTTCCAAGTGTTCAGCCAGTTCCGCAAGGTCTGCTACAGCCGCCTGCATTTCTCCTTGCCGAGCCTGGTCGCCACACCGCTCCGGCAGGCTCCCACCGGCATTGCCCGTGATCCGGTGCCGACGCAAGTCGCTGGATTCCCCCCACCCAGCGAAGCGCTACGCGCCCTCTGGCCCGCTGGCGAAACCGAAGCCCGTCGGCGCCTGGACACCTTTGTCGACCAACACATCGACGACTACCAGAACGAACGGGACTTTCCCGCCAGGCCGGGCACCAGCCAGCTATCGGCCTATCTGGTGGCAGGGGTGGTGTCGCCGCGTCAGTGCCTGCACGCCGCGCTACAAGCCAACCAGGGTGAATTCGAAAGCGGAAGTGCCGGAACAGTGACCTGGATCAATGAACTGCTCTGGCGCGAGTTCTATAAACATATTTTGGTGGGCTATCCACGCGTGTCGCGCCATCGCGCCTTTCGCCCGGAAACCGAGGCGCTGGCGTGGCGCGAGGCCCCCGCAGAACTGGAGGCATGGAAGCAAGCACGCACCGGCCTGCCGATTATCGATGCGGCCATGCGCCAGTTGCTGGAGACCGGCTGGATGCACAACCGTTTGCGGATGGTCGTGGCGATGTTCCTGACCAAGAATCTGTTGATCGATTGGCGCGAAGGCGAGCGCTTTTTCATGCAGCACTTGATCGACGGCGACCTGGCCGCCAACAATGGCGGCTGGCAGTGGAGCGCCTCCACCGGCACCGATTCGGCGCCCTGGTTCCGCATCTTCAACCCAATGAGCCAGTCGGAAAAATTCGATCGCGAAGGCTTGTTCATCAAACGCTGGTTGCCTGGACTGAACGATCTGAACAGCCAACAGGTCCATAGCCCAAATACCCAGGGCGGCTTGTTTGGCGCAGTGGATTATCCGGCACCGATCGTCGATTTGCGCGAATCCAGGGCGCGTGCGCTGGCAGCGTTCAGAAACCTGCCAGCGCGCCAGGATGCAGGTACTGAAGGGATGGGCGATTAG
- a CDS encoding MerR family transcriptional regulator, whose amino-acid sequence MSNEPDSSAREDLGADFAQALAQGWLPIREVSRQTGVNAVTLRAWERRYGLIVPHRTPKGHRLFNADHVQRILNILTWIDRGVAVSKIKPLLDTPQPPSEPTQAPENDWQPQRHALVLAVTQLAERQIDDLVNQAMALYPPWTVCEQLLLPLLAELHLHWQGQFGAQLERVFLYSWLRSKFGSRIYHNNRQLRGAPLLLINHSDSPQEPHLWLTAWLASSADCPVEVLDSPLPPGELALAVGRLKARGVLLYSSHALNLSQLPRLLGGIDCPIIIAGPAASIHHARLSTGVSLVDVSWAVDPLSAHRELSRRALL is encoded by the coding sequence ATGAGCAACGAGCCCGACTCCAGCGCCCGCGAAGACCTCGGGGCCGATTTTGCCCAGGCCCTGGCACAAGGCTGGCTGCCCATACGCGAGGTCTCCCGGCAAACCGGTGTCAACGCCGTCACGCTGCGGGCCTGGGAGCGCCGTTACGGCCTGATCGTGCCGCACCGCACGCCCAAGGGCCACCGACTGTTCAATGCCGATCATGTGCAACGGATCCTGAACATCCTCACCTGGATCGATCGTGGCGTTGCCGTGAGCAAGATCAAACCCTTGCTGGACACACCGCAGCCGCCGAGCGAACCCACGCAGGCGCCAGAGAATGACTGGCAGCCCCAACGTCATGCCCTGGTGCTGGCGGTGACGCAACTGGCCGAGCGCCAGATCGATGACCTGGTCAATCAGGCGATGGCGCTGTACCCGCCCTGGACCGTGTGCGAGCAATTGCTCTTGCCGTTGCTGGCCGAGCTGCACCTGCACTGGCAGGGCCAGTTCGGCGCGCAGCTGGAACGGGTCTTCCTGTACTCGTGGCTGCGCAGCAAATTCGGCAGCCGCATCTACCACAACAACCGTCAGCTGCGCGGCGCACCATTGTTGCTGATCAATCATTCAGACTCGCCCCAGGAGCCGCACCTGTGGCTCACTGCCTGGCTGGCCAGCAGCGCTGACTGCCCGGTGGAAGTACTCGACAGCCCTCTACCGCCGGGCGAACTGGCCCTGGCGGTGGGACGCCTCAAGGCCCGGGGCGTACTGCTGTATTCCAGTCATGCCCTCAACCTTTCCCAACTGCCCCGGCTGCTGGGCGGCATCGATTGCCCGATCATCATTGCCGGCCCGGCCGCGTCGATCCACCACGCCAGGTTATCCACAGGCGTCTCGCTGGTTGACGTGTCCTGGGCCGTAGACCCGTTATCGGCTCATCGCGAACTGAGCCGCAGAGCACTCCTTTAG
- a CDS encoding YbgA family protein: MPSAAIAKPRIAISACLMGAEVRFNGGHKQSQLCSRTLVDYFEFVPVCPEVAIGLGIPREPIRLVGNPGHPEALGTVNRDLNVTRPLADYGQQMAGELDDICGYIFMQKSPSCGLERVKVYDHNGVTQDGGGRGIYAQAFCAHHPDLPVEEDGRLNDPVLRENFLTRVFAYAAWQSLRRQGLTRRGLIEFHSRYKYLLMAHNPVQYKVLGSLLGNMGRTDPDELGPRYFSALMAALKKCATRRTHTNVLQHLSGYLKRAIDAEDKQEVQHLIGQYRLGIVPLVVPLTLLKHHLRQHPDPYLAQQVYLQPHPENLSLRNAI; this comes from the coding sequence ATGCCCAGCGCAGCCATCGCCAAACCCAGAATCGCCATCAGCGCCTGCCTGATGGGTGCTGAAGTTCGCTTTAACGGCGGGCACAAGCAATCGCAGTTGTGCAGCCGCACCCTCGTCGACTATTTCGAGTTCGTGCCGGTATGTCCCGAAGTCGCCATTGGCCTGGGTATCCCCCGCGAACCGATCCGCCTGGTGGGCAACCCCGGACACCCTGAGGCGCTGGGCACGGTGAATCGCGACCTCAACGTGACCCGGCCACTGGCCGACTATGGGCAGCAGATGGCAGGGGAACTGGATGACATTTGCGGCTACATCTTCATGCAGAAATCGCCGTCCTGTGGGCTGGAGCGGGTCAAGGTCTACGACCACAACGGCGTGACCCAGGACGGCGGCGGGCGCGGCATCTATGCCCAGGCCTTTTGTGCCCACCACCCCGACCTGCCGGTGGAGGAAGACGGTCGCCTCAACGACCCGGTGCTGCGGGAGAACTTCCTGACCCGCGTGTTTGCCTATGCCGCCTGGCAATCCTTGCGTCGCCAGGGTCTGACCCGTCGCGGCCTGATCGAATTCCACTCGCGCTACAAATACCTGCTGATGGCCCACAACCCGGTGCAGTACAAGGTCCTGGGCTCCTTGTTGGGCAACATGGGCAGGACCGACCCTGATGAGCTGGGCCCACGCTACTTCAGTGCATTGATGGCGGCCTTGAAGAAATGCGCGACCCGCCGCACCCACACCAATGTGCTGCAACACCTGAGCGGTTACCTCAAGCGCGCCATCGACGCCGAGGACAAACAGGAAGTACAGCATCTCATCGGGCAATATCGCCTCGGCATCGTGCCCTTGGTAGTGCCACTGACGTTGCTCAAGCATCACTTGCGCCAGCACCCCGATCCTTACCTGGCACAGCAGGTCTACCTGCAACCGCACCCGGAAAACCTCAGCCTGCGAAACGCTATTTGA